A stretch of Rhizobium glycinendophyticum DNA encodes these proteins:
- a CDS encoding FMN-binding negative transcriptional regulator has translation MYTPPAFIVSERSELLEMMRQCHLANFITATAEGPMATPLPLLLDETEGGMGVLYGHLARPNPQWQADVVGHGLAVFMGPDAYVTPSWYATKAEHGKVVPTWNYAAVHASGPVEFFEDADRLLDVVRRLTDRHEAPRQQPWTVADAPENFISGQLRGIIGVRMPIVELKGKRKMSQNRPEADREGVRRGLQERAERHDITVAAMVPT, from the coding sequence ATGTACACCCCTCCAGCATTCATTGTTTCCGAAAGATCCGAACTCCTTGAGATGATGCGCCAATGTCATCTGGCGAATTTCATCACCGCCACAGCAGAGGGGCCGATGGCGACGCCCTTGCCACTGTTGCTTGATGAAACCGAGGGCGGAATGGGGGTGCTCTACGGCCATCTCGCAAGACCCAACCCGCAATGGCAGGCGGATGTCGTCGGACACGGCCTTGCCGTATTCATGGGCCCCGATGCCTACGTGACGCCATCCTGGTACGCAACGAAAGCCGAGCATGGAAAAGTGGTGCCAACCTGGAACTACGCAGCCGTGCACGCATCCGGTCCGGTCGAGTTCTTTGAGGATGCCGATCGTCTCCTCGATGTCGTCAGGCGTCTGACCGACAGGCATGAAGCCCCGCGCCAGCAGCCCTGGACCGTTGCCGACGCGCCGGAGAACTTCATCAGCGGGCAGTTACGTGGCATCATCGGCGTCCGGATGCCGATCGTCGAACTCAAGGGCAAACGCAAGATGAGCCAGAATCGTCCCGAGGCGGATCGGGAGGGCGTCAGGCGCGGCCTGCAGGAACGGGCCGAGCGGCACGACATCACGGTTGCCGCCATGGTTCCGACCTGA